A window of the Lysinibacillus irui genome harbors these coding sequences:
- the groES gene encoding co-chaperone GroES — protein MLRPLGDRIVIELIEVEEKSAFGIVLPDSAKEKPQEGKVVAVGTGRVLENGQRVELDVKVDDHIIFSKYSGTEVKFEGNEYLILRESDILAIIE, from the coding sequence TTGTTAAGACCACTAGGAGATCGTATTGTAATTGAACTAATCGAGGTAGAAGAAAAATCTGCATTCGGTATTGTACTACCTGACTCTGCAAAAGAAAAACCACAAGAGGGTAAAGTAGTAGCAGTTGGGACAGGTCGTGTATTAGAGAACGGACAACGTGTAGAGCTTGACGTTAAAGTTGACGACCACATTATTTTCTCTAAGTACTCTGGTACAGAAGTTAAATTTGAAGGTAATGAATACCTAATTTTACGCGAAAGCGATATCCTTGCAATTATTGAATAA
- a CDS encoding CPBP family intramembrane glutamic endopeptidase: protein MERILIVTNSQKITKHKKTALYVLLIYILMQISSRWLLLPFHKLVMKITGLASEQAAPITQGWYIALSFAVALILSLILTSRDKAFWNIYQGQKETIPLTIVWGIIGFFLVFFGQMIGAAIEMAVFGIEGGSQNTADIVAIAKGAPIAILAIVVFGPILEEFVFRRVIFGSLVQTTNFWVAAIVSAIFFAIIHFDFSHILLYTICGLIFAFLYHKTKRIWTSIIAHVMLNGFVTLVQFYAEPLQKFLQELEKMQ, encoded by the coding sequence ATGGAAAGGATTTTGATTGTGACTAATTCTCAAAAAATAACGAAACATAAAAAAACAGCGCTGTATGTTTTGCTGATTTATATTCTTATGCAGATTTCAAGCAGATGGCTGCTCTTACCGTTCCATAAGCTCGTTATGAAGATAACTGGTCTAGCTTCTGAACAAGCGGCCCCCATTACGCAAGGCTGGTATATTGCCCTTAGTTTTGCTGTTGCACTCATTTTGAGCTTAATTCTTACATCTCGTGATAAAGCCTTTTGGAATATTTATCAAGGACAAAAGGAAACGATACCTCTCACGATTGTTTGGGGGATCATCGGCTTCTTCCTGGTGTTCTTTGGTCAAATGATTGGTGCCGCCATTGAAATGGCTGTTTTTGGTATCGAAGGAGGCTCCCAAAATACCGCAGATATCGTTGCTATAGCAAAAGGAGCTCCTATTGCTATATTAGCAATTGTTGTATTTGGGCCCATATTAGAAGAGTTTGTTTTCCGAAGAGTTATATTCGGTTCGCTTGTCCAAACAACAAATTTCTGGGTGGCCGCAATCGTAAGTGCCATATTCTTTGCGATTATCCATTTCGACTTCTCTCATATCTTGCTTTATACTATTTGTGGTTTAATCTTTGCCTTTTTGTATCACAAAACAAAACGTATTTGGACTTCTATTATTGCACACGTCATGCTCAATGGTTTTGTAACACTTGTACAATTCTATGCAGAACCATTGCAAAAGTTTCTTCAAGAACTAGAAAAAATGCAATAA
- the tatC gene encoding twin-arginine translocase subunit TatC — protein sequence MNPKDLTVIEHIEELRKRLFIVAVFFVLAMAGGFFVAKPLVKYLQATGAKYNIELHAFDVVTPLAIYIQIVFLIAFILSSPVLMYQLWSFISPGLREVERRATLSYIPYSFLLFIAGLSFSYFLLFPYVIKFMMNLSNDLDIQQTIGIHEYFTFLFKLTIPFGFLFQLPIVVLFFSRIGLLNPDLLIRIRKYSYFALFVCAAIIAPPELASHLMVSVPLFILYEISIMISRIGYKKYLKSEEIRLKEEQEAEQKRQIEEALEQQRRQIEEFNQQ from the coding sequence ATGAATCCAAAAGATCTAACTGTTATTGAGCATATAGAAGAATTAAGAAAACGGCTGTTCATTGTTGCCGTTTTCTTTGTTCTAGCTATGGCTGGCGGTTTTTTCGTCGCAAAGCCGCTTGTAAAATACCTTCAAGCTACTGGAGCAAAATATAATATAGAGCTCCATGCATTTGACGTAGTAACACCGCTTGCAATTTATATCCAAATTGTATTTTTAATAGCATTTATTCTTTCATCGCCTGTGTTAATGTATCAATTATGGTCGTTTATTAGCCCTGGACTAAGGGAGGTAGAACGAAGAGCAACCTTAAGCTATATACCGTATTCATTTTTATTGTTTATCGCAGGGTTATCCTTTTCATACTTTTTGCTATTCCCGTATGTCATAAAATTCATGATGAATTTATCAAATGATTTAGACATACAGCAAACCATTGGTATACATGAGTATTTTACATTTTTGTTTAAGCTCACAATACCGTTTGGTTTCCTTTTCCAGTTACCAATTGTTGTATTATTCTTTTCTCGAATTGGGCTTTTAAATCCTGACTTGTTAATACGTATCCGTAAATATTCATACTTTGCTTTATTCGTCTGTGCTGCTATCATTGCACCGCCTGAGCTGGCGTCACATTTAATGGTTTCGGTACCTTTGTTTATTTTGTATGAAATTAGTATTATGATTTCTCGGATTGGTTATAAAAAATACCTTAAATCTGAGGAGATCCGATTAAAAGAAGAGCAGGAAGCTGAACAAAAGCGTCAGATTGAAGAGGCACTTGAACAGCAAAGAAGACAAATAGAAGAATTCAATCAACAGTAA
- a CDS encoding twin-arginine translocase TatA/TatE family subunit has product MGGIGPMSLIIIGVVALLIFGPKKLPELGKAFGSTLREFKNATKGLADEDDDDKKKKELDK; this is encoded by the coding sequence ATGGGTGGTATTGGTCCTATGAGCCTCATTATTATCGGAGTTGTCGCGTTACTAATTTTTGGTCCTAAAAAGTTACCAGAGCTTGGTAAGGCATTTGGTTCAACACTACGTGAATTCAAAAATGCTACTAAAGGTTTAGCAGACGAAGATGATGATGATAAGAAAAAGAAAGAACTAGATAAGTAA
- a CDS encoding redox-sensing transcriptional repressor Rex, whose translation MKQELKIPQATTKRLPLYYRFIQNFAQEGMERISSKELSEAMKIDSATIRRDFSYFGALGKKGYGYDVQHLLQFFSQTLDQHETTKVALIGVGNLGSALLKYNFQKNHNTHIVVAFDSKAPKDGKMISNIPVFHPDLLEEKYAEYGAELAILTVSPRSAQKMADRLAAMDAKGILNFTPERLTVPDRMQLLTIDLSVELQALIYLIRNQEE comes from the coding sequence TTGAAACAAGAATTAAAAATTCCACAAGCCACTACAAAAAGACTTCCTCTGTACTATCGATTTATTCAAAACTTTGCACAAGAAGGTATGGAACGTATATCGTCAAAGGAACTGAGTGAAGCGATGAAAATAGATTCTGCAACCATTCGCCGTGATTTTTCTTACTTTGGTGCTCTAGGGAAGAAAGGCTATGGCTACGATGTGCAGCATCTATTACAATTTTTTAGCCAGACGCTTGATCAGCATGAAACAACAAAAGTAGCGTTAATTGGCGTGGGGAATTTGGGCAGTGCATTATTAAAATATAATTTTCAAAAAAACCATAATACCCATATTGTCGTAGCTTTTGATTCAAAAGCGCCTAAGGATGGCAAAATGATTAGCAATATTCCTGTTTTTCATCCAGATTTATTGGAGGAGAAATATGCGGAGTATGGCGCAGAGCTTGCCATTTTAACCGTTTCGCCACGCTCTGCACAAAAAATGGCAGATCGCTTAGCGGCAATGGATGCAAAGGGCATTTTGAACTTTACACCAGAGCGGTTAACAGTACCTGATAGAATGCAACTCTTAACTATTGATTTATCGGTAGAATTGCAAGCGCTTATTTATTTAATTCGTAATCAGGAAGAGTGA
- a CDS encoding ABC transporter ATP-binding protein, with translation MIVLQVNQLTKSFLADEILSGVKLEVQHRDRVALVGRNGAGKSTLLKIIAGQMSYDSGDIIIPKDIQIGYLEQHAGLNSTLTIWDEMMTIFESLLAQEQTLRSLEQRMADPAVYENPTVYAKVMSEYDQLQHNFKDAGGYQYESDIRSVLHGMQFYPEDYDKPISSLSGGQRTRLALAKLLLSKPDLLILDEPTNHLDIETLSWLESYLKSYEGAILIVSHDRYFLDQVVSIVYEVSRHRVTKYTGNYSAYLDEKAKNYERDVKLYERQQDEKAKLEDFIQKNIARASTTKMAQSRRKMLERTEWMDSPDGDEKSASFGFTIERQSGNDVLSVDDLTIGYNLPISNGINLRTFREDRIALVGPNGVGKSTLLKTIVKDLPPISGDIRYGTNVQIGYYDQEQAKLSSNKSVLKELWDEWPLMNEKDVRTVLGRFLFSGEDVDKVVSSLSGGEKARLALAKLMLQKANFLILDEPTNHLDLDSKEVLENALIDYPGTLLFVSHDRYFINRIATKVVELSGTGSFEYLGDYDYYVEKKQELLELAQMKAASQPQVQQDLPDKTSTSKIDKEAKKRERQIKRSIEDLEGKMQETTAIVENLEEALCNPAIFTDHEKISQLQNELATAKEQHELLELEWLELNEELENINM, from the coding sequence ATGATTGTTTTACAGGTCAATCAACTAACAAAATCCTTTCTTGCAGATGAAATTTTAAGTGGCGTTAAATTAGAAGTTCAACACCGTGATCGCGTTGCCTTAGTAGGGCGAAACGGTGCAGGTAAATCGACATTATTAAAAATAATCGCTGGACAAATGTCCTATGATTCAGGCGATATCATTATTCCAAAGGATATTCAGATTGGTTATTTAGAGCAGCATGCTGGATTAAATTCTACACTAACTATTTGGGATGAAATGATGACAATTTTCGAATCACTTTTAGCCCAAGAGCAAACACTACGCTCGCTCGAACAGCGAATGGCTGATCCTGCAGTATACGAAAATCCAACTGTCTATGCGAAAGTTATGTCTGAATACGATCAATTACAACATAATTTTAAGGATGCTGGTGGTTATCAATATGAGTCAGACATTCGCTCAGTACTTCATGGAATGCAGTTCTATCCAGAAGACTATGATAAACCAATTAGCTCACTATCCGGCGGACAGCGCACACGTTTAGCACTTGCTAAGCTCTTGCTTAGTAAACCTGATCTGTTAATTCTCGATGAGCCTACAAACCATTTAGATATCGAAACATTATCATGGTTGGAATCCTACTTAAAGAGCTATGAAGGCGCTATTTTAATTGTTTCCCATGACCGCTATTTCTTAGACCAAGTTGTTTCTATTGTCTATGAAGTATCCCGCCATCGTGTCACTAAATACACAGGTAATTATAGTGCTTATTTAGATGAAAAAGCTAAAAACTACGAACGAGATGTTAAGCTCTATGAACGTCAGCAAGACGAAAAGGCCAAGCTAGAGGATTTTATTCAAAAGAATATTGCTCGTGCCTCCACAACAAAAATGGCACAGAGTCGACGTAAAATGCTTGAACGAACTGAGTGGATGGATTCACCAGACGGTGATGAAAAATCTGCTAGTTTCGGTTTTACTATTGAAAGACAAAGTGGTAATGATGTTTTATCAGTTGATGATTTAACAATCGGCTATAATCTTCCTATTTCTAATGGCATCAACCTCCGAACTTTTCGCGAAGACCGGATAGCGCTTGTAGGTCCTAACGGGGTTGGTAAATCGACATTATTAAAAACAATTGTGAAAGACTTACCACCTATTTCAGGCGATATTCGCTATGGTACAAATGTACAAATTGGTTATTATGATCAAGAGCAAGCCAAGCTCTCAAGCAATAAAAGTGTCTTGAAAGAGCTATGGGATGAATGGCCGCTCATGAATGAAAAAGATGTTCGCACCGTATTGGGGCGTTTCCTTTTTAGTGGAGAAGATGTAGACAAAGTCGTATCCTCTTTATCTGGTGGAGAAAAAGCACGACTTGCTCTCGCTAAATTAATGTTGCAAAAGGCAAATTTTTTAATCTTGGATGAGCCTACAAACCACCTAGACTTAGATAGTAAAGAAGTGCTGGAAAATGCGTTAATCGATTATCCTGGCACGCTTCTATTTGTCTCACATGACCGCTACTTCATTAATCGGATTGCGACAAAAGTTGTTGAATTATCTGGAACTGGGTCATTTGAATATTTAGGTGACTATGATTATTATGTGGAGAAAAAACAGGAACTATTGGAGCTAGCTCAAATGAAGGCAGCTTCTCAACCACAAGTACAGCAAGACCTTCCTGATAAAACTTCCACCTCTAAAATTGATAAAGAAGCAAAAAAACGTGAACGTCAAATTAAACGTTCTATCGAAGATTTAGAAGGTAAAATGCAAGAAACAACAGCTATTGTTGAAAATCTAGAGGAAGCCCTTTGCAACCCTGCTATTTTCACTGACCATGAAAAAATTTCACAGCTACAAAATGAATTAGCCACTGCTAAAGAACAGCATGAGCTATTGGAATTAGAATGGCTTGAGTTGAATGAGGAATTAGAAAATATTAATATGTAA